A single genomic interval of Campylobacter anatolicus harbors:
- a CDS encoding cytochrome c3 family protein: MKNKIFIAVILTAFVTLIATYGGYHMIKATGEYPFCGSCHEWDGAIAQTNLVDPIHGAANKRGLGAKCSDCHLPHDSLANYIFSKVKNGIAEGWTTMIGDPSKKDWIANREHARANYTFDSSCIKCHSSITQKIDANTTIAAEKMHLKYIEFKNTSDELKCTSCHKNVGHYELGKMLVEQKYKVADSWDEWIKMNK, encoded by the coding sequence ATGAAAAATAAAATTTTTATAGCAGTGATACTAACAGCTTTTGTTACTCTTATAGCAACTTATGGTGGTTATCATATGATAAAGGCTACCGGCGAGTATCCATTTTGTGGTAGCTGTCATGAGTGGGATGGAGCTATCGCACAGACAAATTTAGTCGACCCCATCCATGGAGCGGCCAATAAAAGAGGGCTTGGGGCAAAATGTAGTGACTGTCACCTGCCACATGATAGCCTTGCAAACTATATCTTTTCAAAGGTAAAAAATGGTATCGCAGAGGGTTGGACAACTATGATAGGCGATCCTAGTAAAAAAGACTGGATAGCTAACCGTGAACATGCAAGAGCAAACTACACATTTGATAGCTCTTGTATAAAGTGCCATAGCAGTATAACACAAAAAATAGACGCCAATACAACAATAGCAGCTGAGAAAATGCACTTAAAATACATTGAGTTTAAAAATACAAGCGATGAGCTAAAATGCACGAGTTGTCATAAAAATGTAGGACATTATGAGCTTGGCAAGATGCTTGTAGAGCAAAAATATAAAGTGGCTGATAGTTGGGATGAGTGGATAAAGATGAATAAATAG
- a CDS encoding cytochrome c3 family protein: MKKFMFLLSFFTILLNATDLHQMSLAKILRDSNGEIVTNFSKETFAIKGIHQKLGLDCTDCHKEPDEKMYSSAMNNSCLECHGSYAKLGERTGALGHNDNIHASPHFEALDCDTCHKSHKPSVNMCLRCHTQDSIKNLEVR, encoded by the coding sequence ATGAAAAAATTTATGTTTTTATTATCATTTTTTACTATTCTTTTAAACGCAACCGATCTACACCAAATGAGCCTAGCTAAGATACTAAGAGACTCAAATGGAGAGATAGTGACAAATTTTAGCAAAGAGACTTTTGCGATTAAGGGTATTCATCAAAAGCTAGGACTTGACTGTACTGACTGTCATAAAGAACCAGATGAAAAGATGTATTCATCAGCTATGAATAACTCATGTCTTGAGTGTCACGGTAGTTATGCCAAGCTAGGCGAGAGGACGGGTGCTTTGGGGCATAATGACAACATTCACGCTAGCCCACACTTTGAAGCACTTGACTGCGATACATGTCACAAGTCGCATAAGCCAAGCGTAAATATGTGTTTGCGTTGTCATACTCAAGATAGTATTAAAAATTTAGAAGTAAGATAG